A genome region from Patescibacteria group bacterium includes the following:
- a CDS encoding nucleotidyltransferase family protein, protein MFNLADYISKEKIAEFCRRNHIVKLALFGSALRDELKSDSDIDILVEFEEDHIPGLITFCGMQNELSDMIGREVDLRTPQDLSRYFRDEVVETALVQYEQKWLYSAFTYD, encoded by the coding sequence ATGTTCAATTTAGCAGATTATATATCAAAAGAGAAAATCGCTGAATTCTGCCGAAGAAACCATATTGTTAAACTCGCTCTCTTCGGTTCTGCTCTACGAGACGAGTTAAAATCCGACAGTGATATTGATATTCTGGTTGAGTTTGAGGAAGATCACATTCCAGGCCTGATCACTTTCTGTGGGATGCAGAATGAGCTTTCTGACATGATAGGCAGAGAAGTTGATCTGAGGACACCACAGGATTTGAGTAGATATTTTCGGGATGAAGTAGTGGAAACTGCACTGGTGCAATATGAACAGAAGTGGTTATACTCGGCTTTCACATATGATTGA